The following proteins are co-located in the Spea bombifrons isolate aSpeBom1 chromosome 3, aSpeBom1.2.pri, whole genome shotgun sequence genome:
- the MYCT1 gene encoding myc target protein 1 — translation MANNTHNSTCFSQPLPDDFWGGVILSFTVSIVVGLVIGGIIWALFTCLSRRRASAPISPRMPSSSSRRPRLSSHNQALNRSGFYRNSTCERRSNLSLASLTFQRQTSQEQADPFTRKPSFRASTFHPFLQCPPLTVESESQLVTLSRANSTSPTLNSSNLSQGEFHWSNNSLRLGHSTQTPPPAYESIIKAFPDS, via the coding sequence gtggTGTGATACTGTCATTTACAGTCTCTATTGTTGTCGGATTGGTGATTGGAGGAATAATATGGGCCCTGTTTACATGCTTGTCTCGACGTCGAGCCAGTGCACCTATTTCTCCTAGGATGCCCTCTTCCTCAAGTCGTCGGCCTAGATTATCTTCTCATAACCAAGCTTTAAATAGGTCTGGGTTCTACCGCAACAGCACATGTGAACGAAGAAGTAACCTCAGTTTGGCCAGCCTGACTTTCCAAAGACAGACGTCCCAAGAACAGGCTGACCCATTCACTAGAAAACCAAGTTTCCGAGCTTCGACATTTCATCCATTCCTGCAGTGTCCACCTCTCACCGTTGAATCTGAGAGTCAACTTGTTACTCTATCCCGTGCCAACAGTACTTCTCCAACACTCAACAGCAGCAACCTAAGTCAGGGCGAATTCCACTGGTCCAATAACAGCCTTCGTCTTGGTCACTCAACTCAGACTCCTCCACCTGCATATGAAAGTATTATTAAGGCATTCCCAGACTCTTGA